One genomic region from Pecten maximus chromosome 5, xPecMax1.1, whole genome shotgun sequence encodes:
- the LOC117328432 gene encoding sulfotransferase 4A1-like — translation MMEFQDFNVIEEMQSPRTFGSHMRFRFLPEQMKLGKGKVITITRHPKDTVVSMYHMMRNMGDIGYQGTFEGFLKIFMSEESFMGNGSWFSWVKDMEDWKSPNSLSLSYEDFKQNTFQNVMKLAKFLDVDHDEAFLRSVAESVQFNKLKESHNLATPASDRWKNISEDGRLPIYRKGHVGEWKNMFTVAQSEQFDKIYNEKVEELGLKIKISLE, via the exons ATGATGGAATTTCAAGACTTCAATGTAATTGAGGAAATGCAATCACCGAGAACATTTGGCTCCCACATGCGTTTCCGGTTCCTCCCTGAACAGATGAAGCTAGGAAAAGGGAAAGTAATCACCATCACCCGTCATCCTAAAGATACTGTGGTATCCATGTACCATATGATGCGGAACATGGGAGATATCGGCTACCAAGGAACCTTTGAGGGCTTTTTGAAGATATTCATGTCTGAAGAAA gtTTCATGGGAAATGGTTCATGGTTTTCCTGGGTAAAAGACATGGAGGATTGGAAAAGTCCCAACAGTCTTAGTCTTTCTTACGAAGACTTCAAACAG AATACATTTCAGAATGTGATGAAATTGGCGAAGTTTTTAGATGTAGACCATGATGAAGCGTTCCTACGGTCAGTGGCAGAAAGTGTTCAATTCAACAAACTGAAGGAAAGCCACAACCTCGCCACTCCGGCCAGTGATCGATGGAAAAATATTTCTGAAGACGGACGGTTACCAATATACAGGAAAG GCCATGTAGGAGAATGGAAAAACATGTTCACTGTTGCCCAAAGTGAacagtttgataaaatatacaatgaaaaGGTAGAGGAACTGGgtctaaaaattaaaattagCTTGGAATAA
- the LOC117328431 gene encoding sulfotransferase 1A2-like: MDFVSITDESNNKYSYKRYNDYAFIKEVVGNVGDHLQDISQLQCKTDDVLIGVFPKSGTHWLYNTVMMLRTGSLDYHGTPILMEYQDINIIDNMISPRTFGSHLRFRFLPQEMRHGKGKVITIIRDPKDIVVSLYHMLHCIGDVGYSGTFDGLLKRFFSEECFWGNGSWFAWMKDVEEWKSSNLLCVSYKDFKENPYETIMKLATFLEVDHDEKFLRAVEKNVQFGVLKESHNNETPASDRWKEITEDGRLPIYRKGQIGDWKNTFTVFQKEWYDKICKEKTTEFGLALDVNFGEPENIPEKS, encoded by the exons ATGGATTTTGTCAGTATCACGGATGAAAGCAATAATAAGTACAGCTATAAAAGATATAACGACTATGCCTTCATCAAGGAGGTCGTTGGCAACGTCGGAGATCATTTGCAAGATATATCGCAACTGCAATGTAAAACCGATGATGTTCTCATAGGCGTATTTCCAAAGTCAG GTACACACTGGCTCTACAACACTGTGATGATGTTACGGACTGGCTCATTGGACTATCATGGCACCCCGATTTTGATGGAATATCAAGACATAAACATAATAGACAACATGATATCGCCAAGGACATTTGGCTCCCACCTGCGCTTCCGGTTTCTCCCTCAGGAGATGAGGCACGGTAAAGGGAAAGTCATCACCATTATCCGGGATCCCAAAGACATTGTAGTTTCTCTGTATCACATGTTACACTGTATAGGCGATGTCGGATACTCTGGAACGTTTGACGGCCTCTTAAAGCGGTTTTTCTCGGAAGAAT GTTTTTGGGGAAATGGTTCATGGTTTGCATGGATGAAAGATGTGGAAGAATGGAAAAGCAGCAACTTACTATGTGTTTCATACAAGGACTTTAAGGAG AACCCTTATGAAACCATTATGAAGTTAGCAACATTTTTAGAGGTAGACCATGATGAAAAGTTTCTAAGAGCTGTcgaaaaaaatgttcaatttgGTGTCTTGAAAGAAAGCCACAACAATGAAACTCCGGCCAGCGACAGATGGAAGGAAATAACCGAAGATGGACGCCTCCCAATATACAGGAAAG GTCAAATTGGAGACtggaaaaacacatttacagtGTTCCAGAAGGAATGGTATGATAAAATATGCAAAGAAAAGACGACGGAGTTTGGTCTGGCCCTAGATGTTAACTTCGGAGAGCCGGAAAACATCCCTGAGAAATCATAA